AGCTGAAGCCCACGGTCAGGAACACCGCCGTCAGCGCGGCGAAGGCGATGTTCGCCCAGCCCAGCTGCAGTCCCGTGACATAGAGGCCCAGCATGAAGCCTTGGGCCAGCGACGCCGCCAGGCTGCCGCCGAAGAAGGCGCGGTTCCACGCGCCGCGATGGCGGGTGGGGGCCTTGACGCGGAACTCGAAGGCGACGCCCCGGGCGATCAGCCCGATCAGCAGCACCGCCACCGGCAGATAGAGCGCCGTCAGGATCATCCCATGGGCGACGGGAAAGGCCACCAGCAGAATGCCGATCGCCATGACCAGCCAGGTCTCGTTCGCGTCCCAGAAGGGGCCGATCGAGGCGACCATGCGGTCGCGCTCGGCCGGTTCGGCAAAGGGGAACAGCAGCCCCACGCCCAGGTCGAAGCCGTCCAGGACGACATAGACCAGGATCGACAGGCCCATCAGCGCGGCAAAGGCGAAGGGCAGCCAGATGGCGGGGTCTCCGAACAGGGTCATCATGGGGTCACTCCGCGGGTTGCAGGGCGCGCACGCCGGCATCGGGTTTGGGGATGGCGGGGGACAGGGGGTCGTGCCGCGCCGCCTTGCGGGCCAGATAGGTCAGCGTGCCCAGATAGGCCGCCATCAGCAGCGCATAGACCGCCAGATAGGCCGTCAGGGTCGTGGCGACCATGCCGCCGGTGACCGGGCCCACCGCCTCGGAGGTGGTCAGCACGCCCGTGACCAGCCAGGGCTGACGCCCGATCTCGGTCACGTACCAGCCCGCCAAGGTGGCGACCCAGCCCGAGAACGCCATGCCGACGAAGGCATAGAGCCAGGGCTTGGGCAGACCCTCGACGCCGCCGCGCTTCTTGCGCATCAGCCACAGCGAGGACCAGGACAAAGCCAGCATCGCAAAGCCGATGCCCACCATCACCCGGAACGAGAAGAAGACCGGCGCCACGGGCGGGTGTTCGATACTGCCGTCGGCGGCCACGAAATCGTTCAGCCCCGGCACCACGCCGTCCAGGTCGTGCTTGAGGATCAGCGACGCCATGCCGGGGATCGCGATCTCGGCCCGGTTCTCGCGCGCGGCCTCGTCGGGCAGGGCGAACAGGACCAGCGGCACGCGGCCCTGGGTCTCCCAGTTGCCCTCCATCGCGGCGACCTTGGCGGGCTGATGCTCCAGCGTGTTCAGGCCGTGCATGTCGCCCGCGAAGATCTGCATCGGGATCAGGATCGCGCCCATCCAGGCGCCGAAGCGCTGGGTGGCGCGGATCTCGGCGCTGCGGTCGCCCCAGAGCCAGCGGATGGCCGAGAAGCCCGCGATCAGGAAGGCCACGGTCAGGCCCGAGGCCAGCAGCATATGCACGAAGCGGTAGGGCATCGAGGGGTTGAAGATGATCGCGAACCAGTCAGTCGCATGGACTACGCCGTCGCGCAGCTCGTATCCGGCGGGGGTGTGCATCCAGCTGTTCAGGACCAGGATCCAGAAGGCCGACAGCGTCGTGCCGAAGGCCACCAGCGCCGTCGCGCCGGTATGCAGCCAGCCCGGCACGCGGCGGAACCCGAAGAGCATGATCCCCAGGAACGCCGCCTCCAGGAAGAAGGCCGTCATGATCTCATAGGCCAGCAGCGGGCCCGCGACATTGCCCACGGCCTCCATGAAGCCGGGCCAGTTGGTGCCGAACTGGAAGGACATGGTGATGCCCGACACCACGCCGAGCGCGAAGGACAGGGCGAAGACCTTCACCCAGAAGCGATAGGCGTCCATCCATTTCTCGTCGCCCGTGCGGTTGAAGCGCAGCTTGAAGAACAGCAGCACCCAGCCCAGGGCGATGGTGATGGTCGGGAACAGGATGTGGAACGAGATGTTGGCCGCGAACTGGATTCGCGACAGGATCAGCGGGTCCATGAGGGGGCCTTTCAGGGTTTCTGTCTGCGGATGGGGATCAGGCGGCCCGCGCCGTCGACGATGCGGCCCAGTTTCGCGCCCATGCTGAGAAGGGCGATCAGGCGTTCCGTCTCGAACCGGGCCAGGTCGTCGTGAAAGCGGGTCATCTGCTCGATCAGCTCGCGCAGTTCGGCGATGCGGGCATGGGCGGCGGCATCGGCGGCGTCGGGTTCGGTCATCGACAGCTCGCGCAGCTTGGTCAGCGTCGGGTCGATCTCGCGCTTGCGGCGTTCGGCGATCAGGGTGCGGACGATCTCCCACAGGTCGTCGGGGGTGGCGAAGAATTCGCGCCGGTCATCGGGCCGGTGGCGCAGGCGGACCAGGTTCCAGCTTTGCAGCTCCTTCAGCGCCATCGAGACGTTGGAGCGGGAGAAGCCCAGGGCCGCGACGATCTCGTCGGCGCAAAGCGGGTCATCGGCCAGAAACAGCAGGGCATAGACCTGGCCCACGGTGCGGTTGATGCCCCACCGCGACCCCATTTCGCCGAAATGCAGGATGAATTCCTGGCGGAGGGCAGATATGTTCATTCGCGCGTTTCCGTTGTTTCAGTTTTTTCTGAAATTAACATAAGGAAAGCGGCGCCGGGTCCAACCGGGCGGGTTGTCGCATCAGATCCGGGGGCGCGGCATGCCGTCCCACCTGTGCGCGCAGGCAGCGCCGATCAGGGCCCGCAGTGCCGGGCTGAGGATAGGGCGACCTGATCGCGGGGCCGAACGTCGCGTCGGTGGAGTGATGTCACATGGATTTCGGGATCGGCGGCGGGTCGGCAGATGGCACGACGCCCCACGAAAAAGGCCCTGCGCGGGGCAGGGCCTGTTCAGGGATCAGTTGCCGATGACCTGGCAGGGTTGGGACCGGCTGCGCATCCGCTCGCAGGCCAGTTCGGCATGGCCCTTGCTGAGGTTCACGAATTGCGGCTCCCACCCGCGGGCGGTGTTGGCGACATGGCGGCGCGCGCCGCCGAAGACCGCGCCGTCGCGCAGGGCAAGGCCTACCAACAGGCGGTCGGCCTCGACCTGGGATGTGTGCAGCCCGAGCGAGACGCCCCAATGGCGGCCGCTGTCGGTCGGGCGGCGCACGACCTCCAGCGCCTCGGGGTTGCCCAGATCGCCCTCGCCCATCGCGGCCAAGATCACCGTCTCGGATCGCGGGCGCGGCGCCGAGGAGACGTCCAGCGACAGGCTGCCCGGGGTGACCGCGGGCGCGGGTGCCGCGGCTTCGGGTTCGATCACGGCCGCGATGCTGGCACTGCGGCGGGGCGAGGGCGTGGGCCGGGCCGATGCCGCCAGGACCGGGGCCGCCAGGCTGGCCGAGGCCGCGGCAGGCGGTGCCTCATCCGAGGCGACGGCATTGGCGATGGCGTTTTCGATCGCCGCGGGGCTGGCGGCGGTGCCGGGCCGGGCGCGGGGGCGCGAGCTGACCGCCAGCGCGATGCTGGCGGGCGGCGGGGCCGCGGTGGTGGCGCCCGCTTGGCGCAGCGCCTCGGTCAGGTCCACCGGCGCGGGGGCAGGGGGCGTGGCCAGCAGGCTGGAGGCCGCCGCCGGACGGGTCGAGGGCGGGGGCGATGCCTGCAGGACCAG
Above is a genomic segment from Paracoccus aestuarii containing:
- a CDS encoding cytochrome ubiquinol oxidase subunit I → MDPLILSRIQFAANISFHILFPTITIALGWVLLFFKLRFNRTGDEKWMDAYRFWVKVFALSFALGVVSGITMSFQFGTNWPGFMEAVGNVAGPLLAYEIMTAFFLEAAFLGIMLFGFRRVPGWLHTGATALVAFGTTLSAFWILVLNSWMHTPAGYELRDGVVHATDWFAIIFNPSMPYRFVHMLLASGLTVAFLIAGFSAIRWLWGDRSAEIRATQRFGAWMGAILIPMQIFAGDMHGLNTLEHQPAKVAAMEGNWETQGRVPLVLFALPDEAARENRAEIAIPGMASLILKHDLDGVVPGLNDFVAADGSIEHPPVAPVFFSFRVMVGIGFAMLALSWSSLWLMRKKRGGVEGLPKPWLYAFVGMAFSGWVATLAGWYVTEIGRQPWLVTGVLTTSEAVGPVTGGMVATTLTAYLAVYALLMAAYLGTLTYLARKAARHDPLSPAIPKPDAGVRALQPAE
- a CDS encoding GbsR/MarR family transcriptional regulator is translated as MNISALRQEFILHFGEMGSRWGINRTVGQVYALLFLADDPLCADEIVAALGFSRSNVSMALKELQSWNLVRLRHRPDDRREFFATPDDLWEIVRTLIAERRKREIDPTLTKLRELSMTEPDAADAAAHARIAELRELIEQMTRFHDDLARFETERLIALLSMGAKLGRIVDGAGRLIPIRRQKP
- a CDS encoding cytochrome d ubiquinol oxidase subunit II; this translates as MTLFGDPAIWLPFAFAALMGLSILVYVVLDGFDLGVGLLFPFAEPAERDRMVASIGPFWDANETWLVMAIGILLVAFPVAHGMILTALYLPVAVLLIGLIARGVAFEFRVKAPTRHRGAWNRAFFGGSLAASLAQGFMLGLYVTGLQLGWANIAFAALTAVFLTVGFSFIGAVWLIAKTDGDLQRKAVHWARRGIWGMVAGIAAISAATPLVSSRIWDKWFTWPEIVWLSPLPILSAVLIVVLWRLLARMPLPGDRWAWAPFGIATTLFVMAFGGLAYSFYPYVVPEQVTIYEAAAAPESLIIILVGALVVLPVIVAYSILAYTVFRGKATELTYY